One segment of Octopus sinensis linkage group LG27, ASM634580v1, whole genome shotgun sequence DNA contains the following:
- the LOC118768110 gene encoding formin-like protein 14 — MLLLSFFFFFFLSLSLFFSNHHHHHHHRHCYHYYNYDGNDNNAHPPQLRRRHRPRHHRHCNNNRRRCRRHLRFPTPPPSSTIATPVAAAITPSPPPPSTPIPPPTLTPTPPPPPPPPPRSPPPTPRPRRSTPPPSLPPPPPPPTLLPSTTTTTTTTTPTPTPTPTLLKEKRLSSFEHVTGSEARVYEHHHHGCYEFAWVDLDETKADGKERIRIQKQHLNTIGHYYYYSYYHCYCYYYYHHYYYYNYCCCYYSYYCCCCYFHHYYRWRLVCMPDEVHSGVSSVSLRSKFKFRRGRLYLSSFRGSMK; from the coding sequence ATGTTAttgttatcgttttttttttttttctttctctctctctctctctttttctcaaaccaccaccaccaccaccaccaccgccactgctaccactactacaactacgacGGCAACGACAACAACGCACACCCACCTCAACTCCGACGCCGACACCGACCCCGACATCACCGCCACTGCAACAACAACCGCCGCCGCTGCCGACGTCATCTACGGTTTCCAACACCGCCGCCATCGTCAACCATTGCAACGCCCGTGGCCGCCGCTATaacaccatcgccaccgccaccgtCAACACCCATACCACCGCCAACGCTCACTccaacaccgccgccgccaccgccaccaccaccacgatcaccaccaccaacgccacgaCCACGACGATCAACGCCACCGCCATCACtccctccgccaccaccaccaccaacactactaccatcaacaacaactacaactacaacaacaacgccaacaccaacaccaacaccaacactgctAAAAGAAAAGAGACTATCATCTTTTGAACACGTGACAGGAAGTGAGGCGCGCGtttatgaacatcatcatcatggctgcTACGAGTTTGCGTGGGTGGATTTGGACGAGACGAAAGCGGATGGTAAAGAACGAATCAGGATACAGAAACAACACTTGAACACCATTggacattactattattattcttattatcattgttattgttattattattatcatcattattattattataattattgttgttgttattattcttattattgttgttgttgttattttcatcattacTATCGTTGGAGACTCGTTTGCATGCCGGACGAAGTGCATAGCGGCGTTTCTTCCGTCTCTttacgatctaagttcaaattccgccgaggtcgactttacctttcatcctttcggggttcgatgaaataa